The Micromonospora sp. Llam0 genome includes a window with the following:
- a CDS encoding DivIVA domain-containing protein, with product MPLTPADVHNVAFKKPPIGKRGYDEEEVDAFLDEVERELARLIEENNELRAQVERGGRGGPAGPGADPRLAAELNDMKAQLDRVQRDKAAAEQAARAMQAELEQVRSAGGPVVGAGGDGEQQALRVLMMAQRTADDHVSDARREADKLLTDARTKAEEVTREARAKADALERDARQRHQEAMGGLDAKRTALQKHIEELKQFEREYRTRLKAYLESQLRDLDGRGQGLEAEMGRVEGGRSASGGGGLATAGLASSYGGGRSGALEAGR from the coding sequence ATGCCGCTAACCCCGGCCGACGTCCACAACGTCGCCTTCAAAAAGCCTCCGATCGGCAAGCGGGGGTACGACGAGGAGGAGGTCGACGCCTTCCTGGACGAGGTCGAGCGTGAGCTCGCCCGTCTGATCGAGGAGAACAACGAGCTGCGCGCCCAGGTTGAGCGCGGAGGTCGGGGCGGGCCGGCGGGCCCGGGCGCCGACCCGCGTCTCGCGGCGGAGCTCAACGACATGAAGGCCCAGCTCGACCGCGTACAGCGGGACAAGGCCGCCGCCGAGCAGGCCGCCCGTGCCATGCAGGCCGAGCTGGAGCAGGTCAGGTCGGCCGGTGGCCCGGTCGTCGGTGCCGGCGGCGACGGCGAGCAGCAGGCGCTGCGGGTGCTGATGATGGCCCAGCGGACGGCGGACGACCACGTCTCCGACGCCCGCCGGGAGGCGGACAAGCTGCTCACCGACGCCCGCACCAAGGCCGAGGAGGTCACCCGCGAGGCGCGGGCCAAGGCCGACGCGCTGGAGCGGGACGCGCGGCAGCGCCACCAGGAGGCGATGGGTGGCCTGGACGCCAAGCGCACCGCGCTGCAGAAGCACATCGAGGAGCTCAAGCAGTTCGAGCGGGAGTACCGCACCCGGCTCAAGGCGTACCTGGAGAGCCAGCTGCGCGACCTGGACGGTCGCGGGCAGGGCCTCGAGGCCGAGATGGGGCGGGTCGAGGGCGGCCGCTCCGCTTCGGGCGGTGGTGGTCTGGCGACCGCCGGCCTGGCCAGCTCCTACGGCGGTGGCCGGTCCGGTGCGCTGGAGGCCGGCCGCTGA
- a CDS encoding YggS family pyridoxal phosphate-dependent enzyme: MTVDTERRRAELADRLTAVRSRLAAATAAAGRPVDSVTLIAVTKTYPAADVRLLAELGVTDVGENRDQEAAAKAAELASGPSGGPGLRWHFVGQLQRNKCRSVVGYADLVHSVDRVPLARALAAAAGRRGRPLDVLVQVSLDGVVGRGGALPDSADAVTGFWPVVECVLGQSDLRLAGVMAVAPLDQPPEPAFARLAEVSAQLRVAAPEAWMVSAGMSADLEAAVAAGATHVRVGSALLGKRPTLR; encoded by the coding sequence GCGACGTGCGGAACTGGCCGACCGGCTGACCGCCGTACGGTCCCGGCTCGCCGCGGCCACGGCGGCGGCGGGTCGGCCGGTGGACAGCGTCACTCTGATCGCGGTGACCAAGACCTATCCGGCCGCCGACGTGCGGCTGCTGGCCGAGCTCGGGGTCACCGACGTCGGCGAGAACCGGGACCAGGAGGCGGCGGCCAAGGCCGCCGAGCTGGCCTCCGGACCGTCCGGTGGGCCAGGGCTGCGCTGGCACTTCGTCGGCCAGCTGCAGCGCAACAAGTGCCGCTCGGTGGTCGGCTACGCGGACCTGGTGCACTCGGTCGACCGGGTGCCCCTGGCCCGGGCCCTGGCCGCCGCTGCCGGTCGGCGCGGTCGGCCGCTCGACGTGCTGGTCCAGGTCAGTCTGGACGGCGTGGTGGGGCGCGGCGGCGCGCTGCCGGACTCGGCGGATGCGGTGACCGGCTTCTGGCCGGTGGTCGAGTGTGTCCTGGGCCAGTCCGATCTGCGACTCGCCGGGGTGATGGCGGTGGCTCCGCTCGACCAGCCGCCGGAGCCGGCGTTCGCCCGGCTGGCGGAGGTGTCTGCCCAGCTCAGAGTTGCCGCGCCGGAGGCATGGATGGTCTCGGCCGGGATGAGCGCCGACCTGGAGGCGGCGGTGGCCGCCGGAGCGACACATGTCCGTGTCGGAAGTGCGTTGCTCGGAAAGCGCCCAACGCTACGGTAG
- a CDS encoding TraR/DksA family transcriptional regulator, with product MAKPADTKTAARGRAARAPRSAAETTKIQIALQARRDELRAEYDQTLSEITELQRERLTDSAGDDQADTGTKTFEREQEISLAKSILDRINQVERALERLAEGNYGWCERCGTDIPVERLAAFPSATLCVSCKQIEERR from the coding sequence ATGGCGAAGCCAGCCGACACGAAGACCGCCGCCCGCGGGCGAGCGGCCCGGGCACCGCGCAGCGCGGCCGAGACCACCAAGATCCAGATTGCCCTGCAGGCCCGTCGGGACGAGTTGCGAGCCGAGTATGATCAGACGTTGAGCGAGATCACCGAGCTGCAGCGGGAACGGCTGACCGACTCGGCCGGCGACGACCAGGCCGACACCGGTACCAAGACGTTCGAGCGGGAGCAGGAGATCTCCCTCGCCAAGAGCATCCTGGACCGCATCAACCAGGTGGAGCGGGCGCTGGAGCGGCTGGCCGAGGGCAACTACGGCTGGTGTGAGCGGTGCGGCACGGACATCCCGGTCGAGCGGCTCGCCGCCTTCCCCTCGGCCACCCTATGCGTGTCCTGCAAGCAGATCGAGGAGCGGCGCTAG
- a CDS encoding YggT family protein, which produces MLSILFQVLYLLLYVFLLTLLARFVLSAVLQYGRRWQPGRGAAAGLESVWSVTDPPLKALRRVIPPLRIGTVSFDLASLVLLVILFVLITFVVEPLIRATN; this is translated from the coding sequence GTGTTGTCGATCTTGTTCCAAGTCCTGTATCTGCTGCTGTACGTCTTTCTGCTCACCCTGTTGGCGAGGTTTGTCCTGAGTGCGGTGCTTCAGTACGGTCGACGCTGGCAACCCGGTCGGGGTGCCGCAGCCGGATTGGAATCGGTGTGGAGCGTCACTGATCCCCCCCTTAAGGCGTTGAGGCGGGTGATCCCACCACTGCGAATTGGTACCGTGAGCTTCGACCTGGCCTCCCTTGTGCTCCTGGTTATCCTGTTCGTGCTGATCACGTTCGTGGTGGAGCCGCTGATCAGGGCAACCAACTGA
- a CDS encoding cell division protein SepF, translating into MGALRKAGVWLGLVEEDDDQGYDDGYDKGGYRESRYRDNRYADEFADDEEPDDPPPRARPPVERLRPSERLQARAAEREHRGADPDRGERASVRSITRAGAEAASASYPTRDNLALAPQPVVRERMVVAEEEQRYQITTLHPTTYREARTIGEHFRDGTPVIINLTEMDEADARRLVDFAAGLAFGLRGTIERVTNRVFLLSPANVQVTAEDKAKIAEGGFFSLG; encoded by the coding sequence ATGGGTGCACTGCGCAAAGCGGGGGTCTGGCTAGGCCTGGTCGAGGAGGACGACGACCAGGGCTACGACGACGGCTACGACAAGGGTGGCTACCGAGAGTCACGATATCGTGACAACAGGTATGCTGACGAATTCGCCGACGACGAGGAGCCGGACGATCCGCCACCACGTGCGCGGCCACCGGTGGAGCGGCTGCGTCCGTCGGAGCGGCTGCAGGCCCGGGCCGCCGAGCGGGAGCACCGGGGGGCGGATCCCGACCGGGGCGAGCGCGCCAGTGTGCGATCGATCACCCGGGCCGGTGCCGAGGCCGCGTCGGCCAGCTATCCGACCAGGGACAATCTGGCTCTGGCACCGCAGCCTGTGGTGCGGGAGCGGATGGTCGTCGCCGAGGAGGAGCAGCGGTACCAGATCACCACCCTGCACCCGACCACCTACCGGGAGGCCCGGACGATCGGGGAACACTTCCGCGACGGCACGCCGGTGATCATCAACCTCACCGAGATGGATGAGGCCGACGCCCGCCGTCTGGTTGATTTCGCTGCCGGTCTGGCGTTCGGTCTGCGCGGTACGATCGAACGCGTCACCAACCGGGTGTTTCTGCTCTCACCGGCCAACGTCCAGGTCACCGCGGAGGACAAGGCCAAGATAGCCGAGGGTGGATTTTTCAGCCTGGGCTAG
- a CDS encoding DUF167 domain-containing protein has translation MDLVVAVRVKPGASRARVGGCHPGSLGPALIIAVTAPAVDGRATEAARHALAAALEVPTRRVTLRAGAASRDKLFRVDTVTTDEAEVLDARLRRLRDG, from the coding sequence ATCGACCTGGTGGTCGCCGTCCGGGTCAAGCCCGGTGCGTCCCGCGCCCGGGTCGGCGGTTGTCACCCAGGCTCGCTGGGGCCCGCGCTGATCATCGCGGTCACCGCCCCGGCGGTGGACGGCCGTGCGACGGAGGCGGCCCGGCATGCGCTCGCCGCGGCGCTCGAGGTGCCGACCCGGCGGGTCACGCTACGGGCCGGTGCCGCCAGTCGGGACAAGCTGTTCAGGGTGGACACCGTGACCACCGACGAGGCCGAGGTGTTGGACGCCCGGCTGCGGCGGCTGCGGGACGGGTGA